A genomic window from Pseudomonas alcaligenes includes:
- the modB gene encoding molybdate ABC transporter permease subunit, producing the protein MACRARPAVLLTDSDWQALAITLQLAAISTALLLAIGLPLAAWRVRKQTPLRRMLDAVLALPLVLPPTVLGFYLLVLFAPDTPLGQAWHWLTGQGLAFSFAGLVLGSVIYSLPFVVQPLTVALREIPQSLLEAAASLGANRWQRLLRVVLPLLRRGLLVAATLGFAHTLGEFGVVLMLGGSIPGETQVVSIALFQHVEALRYGEAHRLAACLLGLSFLLLLLVYGLGDTRRATPMRS; encoded by the coding sequence ATGGCCTGCCGGGCGAGGCCGGCTGTGCTGCTGACTGACAGCGACTGGCAGGCGCTGGCCATCACCCTGCAGCTGGCGGCGATCTCCACCGCCCTGCTGCTGGCCATCGGCCTGCCGCTGGCGGCCTGGCGCGTGCGCAAGCAGACGCCGCTGCGGCGCATGCTCGATGCCGTGCTGGCGCTGCCGCTGGTGCTGCCACCCACGGTGCTGGGCTTCTACCTGCTGGTGCTGTTCGCCCCGGACACCCCGCTCGGCCAGGCCTGGCACTGGCTCACCGGCCAGGGCCTGGCCTTCAGCTTCGCCGGCCTGGTGCTGGGCTCGGTGATCTATTCGCTGCCCTTCGTGGTGCAGCCGCTGACCGTGGCCCTGCGCGAGATCCCGCAGAGCCTGCTGGAGGCCGCCGCCAGCCTCGGCGCCAACCGCTGGCAACGCCTGCTGCGGGTGGTGCTGCCGCTGCTGCGGCGCGGCCTGCTGGTCGCCGCCACCCTCGGCTTCGCCCACACCCTGGGCGAGTTCGGCGTGGTGCTGATGCTCGGCGGCAGCATCCCCGGCGAGACCCAGGTGGTGTCCATCGCCCTGTTCCAGCACGTCGAGGCGCTGCGCTACGGCGAGGCGCACCGCCTGGCAGCCTGCCTGCTGGGGCTGTCGTTCCTGCTCCTGCTGCTGGTCTACGGCCTGGGCGACACCCGCCGCGCCACGCCGATGCGCAGCTGA
- a CDS encoding serine/threonine protein kinase: MSHPFATLTPDLVLDAVESLGYLSDARVLALNSYENRVYQVGIEDSEPLIAKFYRPDRWSDAAIREEHAFSHELAGCEVPVVAPLQRDGESLFEHAGFRFALFPRRGGRAPEPGNLDQLYRLGQLLGRLHAVGASRPFEHRETLTVAGFGHASLDTLLAGGFVPRSLLPAYESVARDLLGRLDELFARVRYTPIRLHGDCHPGNLLHRDDAFHVVDLDDCRMGPAVQDLWMMLAGDRQERLGQLSELVDGYNEFHDFEARELPLIEGLRALRLMHHSAWIARRWDDPAFPLAFPWFANEHYWGDQVLMLREQLAALDEEPLRLF; encoded by the coding sequence ATGAGCCACCCCTTCGCCACCCTCACCCCCGACCTGGTGCTCGACGCCGTGGAGAGCCTCGGCTACCTCAGCGACGCCCGCGTGCTGGCGCTGAACAGCTACGAGAACCGCGTCTACCAGGTGGGCATCGAGGACAGCGAGCCGCTGATCGCCAAGTTCTACCGACCGGACCGCTGGAGCGATGCGGCCATCCGCGAGGAGCATGCCTTCAGCCATGAGCTGGCCGGGTGCGAGGTGCCCGTGGTGGCGCCCCTGCAGCGCGACGGCGAAAGCCTGTTCGAGCACGCCGGCTTCCGCTTCGCCCTGTTCCCCCGCCGCGGCGGCCGCGCCCCGGAGCCGGGCAACCTGGACCAGCTGTACCGCCTCGGCCAGCTGCTCGGCCGCCTGCACGCAGTGGGCGCCAGCCGCCCCTTCGAGCACCGCGAGACACTCACGGTGGCGGGTTTCGGCCATGCCTCCCTCGATACCCTGCTGGCAGGCGGCTTCGTGCCGCGCAGCCTGCTGCCGGCCTATGAATCGGTGGCGCGCGACCTGCTCGGGCGCCTGGACGAACTGTTCGCCCGCGTGCGCTACACGCCGATTCGTCTGCACGGCGACTGCCACCCCGGCAACCTGCTGCACCGCGACGACGCCTTCCATGTCGTCGACCTCGACGACTGCCGCATGGGCCCGGCCGTGCAGGACCTGTGGATGATGCTCGCCGGCGACCGCCAGGAGCGCCTGGGCCAGCTGTCCGAACTGGTCGACGGCTACAACGAGTTCCACGACTTCGAGGCCCGCGAGCTGCCGCTGATCGAAGGCCTGCGCGCGCTACGCCTGATGCACCACAGCGCCTGGATCGCCCGGCGCTGGGACGACCCGGCCTTCCCGCTGGCGTTTCCCTGGTTCGCCAACGAGCACTACTGGGGCGACCAGGTGCTGATGCTGCGCGAGCAGCTGGCGGCGCTGGACGAGGAGCCGTTGCGCTTGTTCTGA